The Dermacentor silvarum isolate Dsil-2018 chromosome 7, BIME_Dsil_1.4, whole genome shotgun sequence genomic sequence GCCGCGTCTCTGCCGAAGAGCGTCGCGTCATTAACGACCAAGCCGAAGATGTGCTACGCTGTGGCGTTATTCAAGCATCCCAcggtccctgggcatctcctgtcgttgtCGTTCGTAAGAAGGACGGGCatattcgcttttgcgttgactaccgtcgattaaataaggtAATGCGCAAAGACatctatcctttgccgcgcatcgatgaCGTCCTTCGCAACATTCAAGGAGCAGAATTCTTACCATCCCTAGACTTGcgttcaggctactggcaggttccgatggctGAAGCTGATGACAAGAAAACTGTATTTATTACCACTGACGACCTATACAATTTCAAGGTGATGACATTAGGATTTCACAACGCGCCtgccacgtttgaacgactcatggacaatacgctgcgtggcctcaagtggtctatgtgacTATGTTACCTCGAAGATGGCGTAGTTTTCTCGCCTGATTTTCCTACCCACCTACTTCTCCTTTGAAATGTTTTGACGTGCCTCTCCAAGGCTGGCCTGCAACTCAACGtcaaaaagtgccgcttcgccgtgCGGGCGCTGACCATCTTAGGTCAGACCGCGTCCAAGCATGGCATTCTAACCAACCCTACGAAACTTCGTGCAATCGCTAAATTCCCGAAGCATGATAACATCAAAGAACTTCGGAGTTTCGTGGGCCTATGCTcatatttccgacgctttgttcgaaatttcgcatcgatcacgtcgcccttgacccagctcctacgcggtaGCATGACCTCTCCTCCAGGctggatagaagaccgttcaccttgagcaagatcttgggaccatagCCTCCAATATGGCCTCGAAAAAGGCCACacaagcgctgctgcgatttttgaaaactacaggactgagtgaccgtctatgatccggactgattgatcgtcagtgatagagcagagatctattcttgtttctattctcttaatctctctctctccttttctcttaccccagtgtagggtagccaaccgggctcagtcctagTTAAACTCCCTTTCTTTCATTagatcattttctctctctctctcctctaggcCCTCTGCATGTGACGTTGCGTTTGCGACGCGGCGTTGTATTCCAACTTCTCCACCTATTCTTCGACACTTCGACCCGAGTGCTGCAACCGAAGTGCATACAGGAGCAAGCGAGGTTGGTCTTGGCGCCTTCATCGCGCAGCGCAAtcccggctactccgaatacgtcGTCGTCTATGCGAGTCGCACGCTGACAAAAGCGGGAGAGAATTATAGGGTGGCTGTAATAGAGTGGttggctctagtatgggcgcttggcaagttccgcccatacttacaCGCCTGCCCATTCGATCTTGTAACGGACCGCTGCGGACGCTAACACTCTGATGCAGACGCCCTTTCCCGTGGTCAAGGGGTTCCGATGGCAGACGCCATCGTTGCACTCACTCACTGTCATCTCTCGACCTTGACTGAATTGGCACCGACTAACGCCGCAATGGTTGGAATTGGAATTGGCACTGACTAACGCCAGCAGAGGCAGAAAACCTGGCGTCAAATCTGAAGGTAGGCTTCTAATCGGAAAGTACagtacattttcaggcatggagtggcgcctgacacctgCTGAGAGCTAGTGGGGTTATACTAGTCAAAGTGCAACCAagttaggaaggcccactaagcttcaacaaagtaactccctcaccagaacagaaattcgcctccctggtgcagtattcggccgctacctccgtaacgactcctacaatttaccaatggccctcagtccccagcggctgcggagcacatgatgaaggcggtggtcagacctgctacgcggccgagggtgctaagaatctctgcaTCCGCAGAGGCCGCCACTGCAacctgaacctggcaacgttcaacacgcgaaccctctcgagtgaggctagcttatcaggactatttgaggaagtATCAGCAGTGCCTGGGataatattggccttagtgaggtcagaagtgtagcggcagcagcatcggcgtcgcatgataaTTACGCAAACGCTCGCATCTGCACGAGACACGAGCGGCGGGCACccaccggcacaggctagcgttctGAGAGATTAAAAATGCTAGGCTAAGAGATTGGGTGtctttttttcctctcccgcgagagccctgagactttaacggtctacgtggtcgctcgtcgtcACAGTTTGGTGACCTCGGACATTATACTGCCATACGATCCTGCGGTAGAGACGACCACGGACCTGACCaacgctacgagagctcaaggccagaacccttccgacgaacgcggtgagccctcctgtttggccatcgccgtccgcctcccacagtactgggaccagcatccttcggtgtggtttcttcaggccgaatcgcaacttcaagtcgctggtatccgctctcaagccTCAAAGTTTTATTACGCTTTTGCAGCGCTCTCGCCCGCCGCCATTGACGAAGTAGCaaaagaagaagtagtttaatgatttgaaaatgtagacaggacggccggaaaatggaacgtctggcctgctactctacgtaagggaaggggaagaggggaagaaagaaaaattggtaaacgccccattgtctaccgccgcctatgacgatctcaaggcagccctgctacagcgcacagTAGCTTCACAGCGTTCTCGCATCCAGCAGCTTCTGTCCACTGAAGTACTTGGTGACcgacgccctagtcaacttcttcgccgaatCAGGCAGCTGCTCGGAGACAACGCGGGTTCCATCGACGACGCGCTGTGGCGCGAACTGTTTTTGCAACGACTCCCGGCTAACGTGCAGATGGTCCTGGCGACAGCCTCTACCATGGATCTTAACGGACTTGCCGTTTTGGCTGACACAGTCATGGAAGAAGCCACCTCAACCATCGCAGCCACGACATCGTCTCAGGGTGGCGTTACAACCGCCCTGCAAACTCTTCCCTGTTCTTCGGCAGCGCAATCTCCTCTCGACTCTTTGTGTCAGTGGCTCGCACGCAtcatctgtgcagcagaacatcaccGCGCGTCAACTCGTcgcccacgcagccgtagttcTAGCAAATCAAGACGCACGGGCAGCCGCGATGAAACTTCAACTACAACGTCTggcgtttgctactaccaccgccgttttggaaacgacgctcgtcactgtcggcgtccctGCGCTTGGCAGGGAAACAGGACCGGCCGACCTCTAACTGCGACGAGTGGTCCGGCCCTAACACTCAAGtcgccttttctacgtgacggaGAGAATTACGGGACAACGGTtcctagtcgacacaggagctgacgTTAGTGTTCTCCCCGCCCACCACTCCGACAGAAAAGGGACACCTGTTTCGTTTTTGCAAGCCGTCAACGGCACGAGGATTCCAGTTTTGTCGTAACGCTCCTCATGCTAAACCTTGGCCTTCGATgagcgttccgctggattttcctggttgcagacgTCCGTCGTGCACTCACTGGagcagacttcttgcacaactacggaCTCCTTGTCGACGTTCAACGACGCCGTCTCATCGACTCCGTGACCTAGCTATCCGTTCCTGGCGTCACATCATCAGGCACATTGCCGATCGCGTCTATTTCTGCTATCTTGGACGAACCTTTCTCAGCGCTTTTACGCGAGTTTCCCACCTTGACTCGCCTGCCGGAAAGGACGCAACCGATGCAACATGACGTGTGCCATcacatcgtcacctccggcccacCAGTCTACTTCCGACCCCGGCGTTTGTCCGTGGAGAAACTCAAGATCGCTCGCGCAGAGTTcgaacacatgctgcaacttggcatcatccgcccttcctctaGTAATTGGGCCTCACCACTTCACATGGTGCCTAAGAAGACGGGAGACTGGCGTCCATGCGGTGATTACTGGGCACTAAACAACGTTACAGTTCCTGATCGCTACCCTCTcccgaacattcaggacttcaTGGTAGCGTTGCACTGTGCGACGATATTTTCTAAGATCGATCTCGTTCGCGCCTATCATCAACTACCGATCGCTGAAGAAGACATTGCCAAGACCGACATCACCACACCCTTCGGTCTTTTTGAATTTATCcacatgcctttcggcttacagAACGCGTGCCAGTCCTTTCAGCATTTCATTGATTTCGTCACCCGAGGCCTAGCTGCCTTTCATTTTTGCATACATTGACGACCTTCTCGTCACAAGTTCTTCCGCAGAACATCTTCaccacttgcggttgttgttttAACGCCTTGCCAATAACGGAATTGCCATCAACGCCGCCAAGAGCGAATTCGTTCAACCCGAACTCGAGTTCCTCGGTCATATCGTCGAAGATACGGGCATTCAACCACTGCCGTCCTAGATTCGCGTCATCGAAGACCTTCCCCGATCGACCACTCTTACCAAGCATCGCCAATTTCTCGGATTCGTCAATTTCTACCGCCGATTCATCCCCGATTGCGCACGACTTATGGCTCCGCTCGACGCTCTCCTGGTGACCAAACGTAAACAAGTGTTTCAGTGGACTGCAGAGGCCACCGACGCTTTCCCAAGAGTCAAGTCTGCCCTCGACAACGCCATGCTGCTTAGACACCCAAAGCCAGACGCGCCCACTGCCATCATGACCGACGCTTCAAGCACCGccgttggtgccgttctgcagcaattcatcgacaATGCGTGGCATCCACTCGCCATTTTCAccaagaaactgaagcctgcGCAGCCCCGCTATAGCCTGTTCGGCTGTGAATTACTCGCAGTTTACCTGGCTATCAAATATTTCGCCATTTCTTCTAAGGCAATGCGTTTACTATcttgacagaccacaagccccttgtgcacgcaatggatcgttcggcgtcctgttactcgccccgcgagagtcgacacctttcctacatcCCCGAGTTCACAACAACGTTCCGACCCATCAAGGGTAGCGACAACGTTCCAGCCGACGTTCTGAGTCGTGTCAATACCGTTTCCACGTTGACGTCGGAGCCTTTGATCGTCGATGTCGACTTACTCGTcagtcaacagcgtgacgacaccgAACTTCGAACACTCCGGAATTCGGCAACGCCCCTGCAATTGGAGGACGTCGTTGTGA encodes the following:
- the LOC119458993 gene encoding uncharacterized protein LOC119458993, which produces MSHDQPATPTSSVQVPATPTPSASNNRYRNPEIFPGLPGEDVQDWLDSYDRAGLQLNVKKCRFAVRALTILVRLPQYWDQHPSVWFLQAESQLQVAGIRSQASKFYYAFAALSPAAIDEKEKLVNAPLSTAAYDDLKAALLQRTVASQRSRIQQLLSTEVLGDRRPSQLLRRIRQLLGDNAGSIDDALWRELFLQRLPANVQMVLATASTMDLNGLAVLADTVMEEATSTIAATTSSQGGVTTALQTLPCSSAAQSPLDSLYVRRALTGADFLHNYGLLVDVQRRRLIDSVT